From Alienimonas californiensis, a single genomic window includes:
- the rsmH gene encoding 16S rRNA (cytosine(1402)-N(4))-methyltransferase RsmH, which translates to MSASSPPPPSPSAATRPVHRPVLVREVLAALALKPGVTVIDGTVGAGGHAAKIAAAVGPSGRVVGVDRDSLMLRHAAEALASYPWATVHQASHSELRTALDDAGVDRADAVLLDLGLSSDQLADETRGFAFQLGDGRGGGPLDLRFDVRHGRPAADLLVEADEAELTRLFTEYGEHPRAAAIAAEIVRRRDVAPIRFADELAALVEAVAPAGGGSHPATRIFQALRIAVNDELGHVERTLADVLPAVLKPGGRAAILTFHSLEDRLVKRAFVEANGWRPLAKKPVTATPSETRLNPRARSAKLRAALRTTA; encoded by the coding sequence CCGCTTCCTCGCCCCCGCCGCCCTCCCCGTCCGCCGCGACGCGGCCGGTGCATCGCCCGGTGTTGGTGCGGGAGGTCCTGGCTGCACTGGCCTTAAAGCCGGGGGTGACGGTGATCGACGGCACCGTCGGAGCCGGCGGGCACGCTGCGAAAATCGCCGCCGCCGTCGGCCCCTCCGGCCGCGTGGTCGGCGTGGACCGCGACTCGCTGATGCTCCGCCACGCCGCCGAGGCCCTCGCCTCCTACCCCTGGGCGACGGTGCATCAGGCCTCCCACAGCGAACTCCGCACGGCGCTGGACGACGCCGGCGTCGACCGGGCCGACGCCGTCCTGCTGGATTTGGGCCTCTCCAGCGACCAACTCGCTGACGAAACCCGCGGGTTCGCCTTCCAACTCGGCGACGGCCGGGGCGGCGGGCCGCTCGACCTCCGGTTCGATGTCCGCCACGGCCGCCCCGCCGCCGACCTGCTGGTCGAAGCGGACGAAGCCGAACTGACCCGCCTGTTCACCGAGTACGGCGAGCACCCGCGGGCCGCGGCAATCGCCGCGGAGATCGTCCGGCGCCGCGACGTCGCCCCGATCCGCTTCGCCGACGAACTGGCCGCGCTGGTGGAGGCCGTCGCCCCGGCCGGCGGCGGCTCCCACCCGGCCACCCGCATCTTCCAGGCCCTCCGCATCGCGGTGAACGACGAACTCGGCCACGTCGAACGGACCCTCGCCGACGTGCTGCCGGCCGTGCTGAAGCCGGGCGGTCGGGCGGCGATCCTCACCTTCCACTCCCTCGAAGACCGCCTCGTCAAACGGGCGTTCGTCGAGGCGAACGGCTGGCGGCCGCTGGCGAAGAAGCCGGTGACCGCCACGCCCAGCGAGACGCGACTGAACCCCCGGGCCCGCTCCGCCAAGTTGCGGGCGGCGCTCCGAACGACGGCCTGA